AGTTTTAAATAGATTGCGTATTTCATAGTAATTGCAGTAGTTTAGCTGATCTTAACATCTGTCTTGTTCTAGAAATCATACAAACCTTTGTTGTTTATCACATGCTATTCTTATTAGCTGAGCTTAAATTAGTGAAGGGTGGTTGCACATTAAATCTGAGGCCCTTTTACCCTAGGACGGGAGATgaaatcttaattaatgatttgAGCTTATATACTTTTATGTAACCATTTTTCAGTACGTCAAGATTTTCTTTGATGATTTAAAAACTCTAAACTTAATCATTGGGTGGTTTATTTTGTTGCAGCTGAGGTTGTGGCAGGATCAGCAGCGTGGCTTGGCCGAGGTCTTTCTTGTGTCTGTgcacagagaagagagagtgatGCTCGTCCTTCCTTTGATTTAACCCCTGTCCAGGTAACATGCTCGGAATTGGATAAACTGTATCTGTCCGTTATATACGCCAGTGTGGATTTACTTTTTAGATATGAGTCCTTGATTAGCAGTTAATGAATTGTATTCGTAAGGGGAATTCTTGTTCTATCTCCAATGTGATGTACTTGAATACCAAAATTTCCTGAATGTAACACTTCCAGTTTCTGATTTTATCAACGCCTTCGATACATCCTATTTGTTTCTCACACTTGGACTTCTTTATGCAAGGAGTTGCTGTATAAATTTAACCagatttctatgtttttttgggGAGTTTCTGCATGAACTTTTAGGGCTCTTTGCTATTTGAAATACCTGGTCAGTTTAGGCTAATCTGATTACACTAGTATTTTACTTTGACTGGGGGTGGAAAGAGATGCAAGGCTgtcattaaaatataaaatagtaTCAGGACTTCTCTGTTCTTGAGATTaatgtatatttattttaattaacctAGCTTCTGTATTGATTGGCGATTTATCTAAAAAAAGTTGTGCTGCTGCTTTATCCATTCACCTTTCAGttgcttaaattttttgtCATCAGCGTTGGTAATATCAAATGTCGTCTTGATCTTTTAATAACCTTGAGTTTATATGCTAAATTTATACCTTTCTactctttgcttttttttactttaggTTTGGTTTTAAGTTTTGGTCTGTGGGAAGAGGGGAAGGATTGAGGGGTTCAAGAAAGCCGTGAAAACTAGTTTCAGGTGGTAGAAATGATTATGAATTGTGGTTTAATTTTGAGGAGTTTAAATCTGGTTTTTGTGCTGCTTATGGTCATACAAGATCTTCTTTGAAAATActgattttttaaaagttgaTATGGCCCTAGAGAACTTTTGGAGGGTCATGAAGTTATAATTGTAGACTGATTGGATTGTGCTCTGCGACTTAGTTGTATAGACCAACATTGTGACAATGACACTGGAAGTTATCTACTATAAACAAATATAGGAGTTTTCGAAGATCCAGTACAGCTTTATTACTTTAGTTGCCAATGGTCTCTATATAAATGCTTTCCTAGAACTGTAGCCCTCAAAACATATGCTTTTGTTACATGTACATGGTATGATTGTTTGCTCTTTTGTTTGCCTTGATTTTGTCAGGAGGAATGCCTGCTGAGACTACAGAGCCGGATAGATGTTCCCTATGAGAGTTTAGTCCCTGAGCATCAGGTATATATATTAAGTGATTGGTTCCAGGAAAACCTGATTGTGTTTGTGGGGAGgatttgcattatttttaattttttgtctgTGTACGTAGTCCATCAACATATTTTACATTGGCACTTGGTATGACGAATTTACCCTCTCTGGTTCACTCTAGGAAGCTTTGAGGGCCTTGTGGAATGCTGCCTTTCCTGAAGAAGAACTTCGTGGTTTAATATCTGAGCAATGGAAGGAAATGGGTTGGCAAGGGAAGGATCCATCAACAGATTTTAGGTAGATCTAGTATCTCATTTGTGATTTGAACagttaatttgtttcttttatttatctttttcctttgttcttGGGTTACTAATTGTTGATGTTGAATATTTTGCAGGGGTGGTGGTTTTATATCATTGGAGAATTTGTTGTTCTTTGCTAGGAATTTCCCGGTATGACCTCTGTCTGTCTGTATACACATGTACACAAAAACAATTTTCACCTGCGAGATGTTGTGAACATAATAAAAAGGAGATAGTTAGCAAgagaattagatttttttttgttttttatttttttcatatttataccCTGCAAGCAAGAAAACTGATGGTAAAAGAGAAGAATTGGAATCCTAGATTTAAAGCCTTTGAAAATTCCAACCATGCGAGTTGGATTTTCATATACCATTGACATTGCATGCATTAGCAGATAAATTTAGAGCCCTTGATTTTTGGTTCTGTCCATCTTTGTAGGACAGTatgatttgtttttcatgtGTTACATTATGTactttctgtttatttttattgtgaaAAAAACCAGCATCATTCCACTCTGTGGGTGTGTACCGATATGCTTCTCTGTTTGGCTGTTCTTGCATGTGTGGTGTATGTTCTTTTTGGTTCTCATAAAGTTGCTGGGCCCTATAGGGAACTGCGTTAGGCCCATCTTATAAGCTACTTGTCTCATTGAAAGTTACATACTTTCATTGTAGAAATCTTTCCAGGATCTTCTTCGAAAGCAAGAAGGTGATAGGTCTGTGTGGGAATACCCATTTGCTGTTGCTGGTGTGAATATAACATTCATGCTTATTCAGATGCTTGATCTTGAAGCCGGTTGGtactttttcttgttcttttttttcatttatgttcAAAAAGCGAAACCTGAGGAATCAAAAGCATAGTGATactgaaaatatttttagatagtagcttttctgttcttttaaTGCTCTTTGCCACGTAACAGTGTTTATTTATGTGTAGTCAAACCACGAACATTGGTGGGAGCTACTTTCTTGAAGTTTCTTGCAGGTAAGTTCAGCTTGAATATGATGTTTCATGTATTTTGCTTAATATAATAATGTCTTTCTCTTGACAGAAAATGAATCAGCGTTTGACCTTATATATTGCATCACATTCAAGCTAATGGACCATCAATGGCTTTCTATGCGTGCATCATATATGGATTTCAATGTATGTATCCCTCAAGCAGAAGCCCTCCTTTTGTCTGCATTTGTGGCTAATCTTTTGATATATGTTATATCCTTCTAGTCAGCTTTAGTAAACCAAATTATGTGAAATTAGTGACagttaaatgtgtttgtgGGGAAAACCTCTTCCGTCATCATGAGCTGGAGATGAATTTAGGGTTACATATTTTATCTTGTAGAAATTTCACACTTCTCTGGAGGTGGTCAGAGATTTTTAGGTTGGGCCCAAGGCAATAATGTGTTTTACaggttttggtttcttttgctAACATTTTGTCCTATTTGGGTTGTGCTCCTAACAGACGGTGATGAAATCCACACGCCGGCAGTTGGAAAAAGAGCTTCTGTTTGAAGACATAACACGGCTGGAAGACTTGCCTTCTTATGGCCTTCTTTCCCGATAGCATAGAAGCTTCTTCTAGAATCTATAAAATGGTCTGTCACAGCTAGTTACATGATCACCGGAAACACTCTTATTTCTAACTGGATGGTGTTTGTACATGACATGATGTTTCCAAAATTTGCTTGCTGCAAGTCTGCATTTTGTCATTGATTCTTGGAAAGGGTTTTTGGTGTTTAATGGATCGAGTTTGTTAGAAGCTGGAACCAAGTGTGATGTGATTCAGGTTTGAAATACGGAATATAATCTCGTAAATTTGGGGTAAGACCAGAGCGATACTACTCTCAGTTCTCCCACGGCCAACGGGATGTTATACATATGTAGAGGTATGATTGGTAATTTGGTAGAATATCTAGGAATGTGGAATGGAATGGGATTCTGTTTGGCTTTAACTTTTGAGTGCTTtctgaaatattattatttgaccAACTGAGAAATGATCCTTGGTGGGCACGGTACTCTTATGCCAGAAAGCCGCCCCGTTTATAAGTCTTGTATTTCTGCCTGACAAATGGAGATGGAAATTGTTCTCTATTTTGGACGTATGCAGAaagaattttcttatttttccatCTAGTTTGCGTTTTAATTGCGAATCCTAGAATTTTCGGGTGTCTAGTCTGTCAACATGGTCGTAGATCACGTGTTATCAGTCTCAACTTTAATAGTCTATGCTCCCAAGTCTTTATTCCTGTTATTTGATGGAAATTGTTTTTGTGCAAATATGAAGTGATCGTTTGCTAATGACATGATTATTACCATAGGCTGTCTTTTATTCAACAAAGCATCTTGGAAAATTGTTGGCAAAAAGAAGATAATTCATGTTAATTCCCAATGATACTTCTAGTTAGGCAGTTAGGTAGAGATCAGATTCTAGATGACAAGAAAGAAACATGATTcttgagaaaaaggaaattccTCCTCACCAATATTCCATGGACAAGCTTGAAAAGCATACCAACAGCCTGATGGCACGTTTCCTTCAACCAAAGAATTTTATGCCAAGATGTTCATACACGTAACAAATTAAACTTTATAGCCAAAGGATATTTTACCCTTGAATCAGAATCCCACATCACATCTTCGACATCTTTCAAGAAACAACCTTCCTTAATCATTAAACTTTTACTCAATCCTCCTTAATTACAAAACTTTATGCTCCGTTTGAATGAACAACCTAATATACCCAATTCTGTTGTAAAGAAAGTGGTGGAGCtcatataaagaaaataaaaaaataatattcaaaaagcTTAATGATGATGTTGGAAGCCATCCAATTTGCCTATGAATAGGCTTCCCATTACTTAGCAAAACACACCAACGGAGAAGAGAGGtaagaaagggagagagaggaaagaagagagTGTGAAATCTGAGTGTTAGAGCATCTAtaatcatgctctctattttttagttaaaatttagctaaaaacacacaaaagttattttaggagctctcaataaaatttcaacttcaattatattctctagtttagggagtcatatgctagaattatattttaattcaacATAAATGGTCCatctttatgaaaaaaaataatataaaaatagacAATATTGAttaaagattttaaaatatcattaaatatggtagcattaaattatagggagccactagGAGTTCAGGAGTTCATTCTCTCTGCTTAGATTTAGAagctcctagaggtctccTTATTTTAGGAGTTGGATAGAGAGCATGGTTAGAGGTGGGTTTTCTTACTTTCTCCTTAAATTTTATCTAAGGAGGTAATTTAGGGAgtccattgtggatgctcttagtGAGTTCTATTTGAGATaattctgtcagtgtaaaTACCAGAAGAGCAAATATAATTCTACTCTCAATATTCAATGGTACTTTTCATActctaattattttatttttatgacacgttatcagcacgataaTCTCTCTCCTTTACTTCTAAATTTTCCCAACTCAACATTATGTGGTTATTTCTCCGTCTCCTCTTTGTCATATGTCTCATCTCACTTTACTACTACGACGACAtgtaaactttcttttttgtattttcacaatttttatgttgtttcatccatgtttgtttaatttattttttcgtacTTTAATTTGGAATTGTGTGGTTTTATACCTCattctattattttatgataGTGTAATTTCATTACCCATCACGTTGTAATACATATTATCGGAATaaaaatgatggtgtgatCTTAAAACCCATCTTGTTATATCTTGAATAGTGGCGCAGTTATATTGCCcacaatatataatatgtggTGGTTTTATCCCTGCATTTACTGTATGGTATATGTTTATTATCCATATagcagtatttatttaaaagtgtgGCGCGGGTTTATCATCTACCCAATtgcctttactttttatttaaaagtatggagtaGAATTGGTACCTATACcagcacatttactttatcgcatatttattttattatttaaagtatggtgcgggattaacgccCATACATgaagtaatttaatttatgaatttattttaccgcacatttacatttaaaGTATGATGCAGGATTATCGTTcataccagcaatttatttacaagcaatttatagcaatttattttatgaattaattgtGTGATATGATGAGTTTTACAACCTACAGAGATCAGGAtaagaagttccttgatcctcattatacaactacatcaggacctgaagatccttgatgatggtAATGATATGaaagctggcagtctctctggtattatatttgtaaacaataGATTGGAcctgaagatccttgatcctCGACATGTAATTAAGGACCTGGAGTTCATTGAtaatgtaacagtaccgtattggttaatagtgtcgtacacatgaatagtaattatattggcaaatgtactgtatgCATGAATAGATACATATTCATGACCTGATGAATAGTGCCGtgtacatgaatagtgacgtatacataaatcTTAACCATTTTCGGTAAAcagtcactatatacaaaagggaacctgcagttccttaaactcatggatgagcaattaaatgagaagttATAAgctcctcaaaatatggacaattataaaaaagggcctgaagtcccgaaatatgtataggaaattataaaaatgttcATACCATGAAAATATGCGATTTTGGCATAAAGTTCAAAATATGACAatattgagaacctgaagttccaataattaaatggacaacccttgaggtattattgcaaattgtggtacaccacatatttctttggcataagaaaatgatgaatttaataaagttcgattatgttataatcgacacctcaaggaagaaatatatttttgtgaattccagttattaagaatacaccgtgaaatggataatattagGATAAACTCAAAGGATGAATTGAGACTCCCCACATATTTGTTACATTATAtgatctgggccggaagcctatgaatccaaatatatgagagatcccgAACCTGAAGTTTTGGGTAtgtagtagttaatgctcttcactattATATTGcaatattatcatggcttttagTCACTTTATATTTCATGCCCATTTGAAAAAggcaaataaattttaaagtcATGTTTTAACCCGGGCCAGAAGTTCTGGACTCCCATGCAttgaaatatgtaatttgagagatttgatgtggttatttgaacctattaTAAGgtacaaggttccaaaccgcaattttgaaaagatgtaaaaaccacaggtgcaagtttaagaatttacccaattattataacaggaaaggatCATACAAAAAATAGATTCTTTTCACCTGCAAGGAAGGAGCAAGctctgtaaaatctataaaattccattatgttctggaagcctctgaaggaagaggacgacgcctctgaagcttagccatgagcctctcgtggtctcccagaATCTTTTCATTGAAAATCTGCAGCATGTCAAGCCTTCTCCGCTTATCAATAAAGTATGAACTCACTAGTTTCAACGAGgccttattttcttctttaagtttctcaacctcttgttgagactcatgaagcattctctgaagagacgaattttcagtgtACAGCTCCTGAATCTCGTTTGCTCTGCACGCAAatgatcagccatgttagaaacagaagcagcactctgaatgctaaaagccattgagttatcaatagcctcttcgtCAGACCTTCCTGTTAACAGTATTTCATCCATATAAGTAAGGAAATTCGTAGCTACTATGACATCAATCGTATAGAGAAATGGAGACTTCAAAACACACACAAGGGGTTTCAAACACCCACCACCCTCATTCCTCTCCAACACCTTATCCACCATGCTACATACAACTTTGTGATTATATACTATGccttttgatatttataatgtttctttttcttcttttctttttctttcttttccgtctatcttctcctcttttttttttctttcttttcattctctcttctctcgttttttttttctttcttttccttctctttttttttaaaaaaattttctttccttctcttttctctcctctctcctctctctatcttttttttcttttttttccttatattttctctcctctcttcgtttttttatttaaatttttttcaattgtgagttttgtaacatgcatgttattatttatgaaCCCGTTACATGATTCGAAACCCGCACGATAAAAGATGACCCgaacccgacacgacacgtttattaaatgggttggATTTGAGTTGAGCATTCTTGACACGTTTATTATTCCGATACGACATGAACCATTGCCAACCCTATGTGAGATGATGATTTTGGGATataaaggatggacgccagtTTTTGGTGTCACGGGTTGTTTTGGGAGCAACATTTAAAATTAGATGCTTTGggggagaagaagaggaagccattttaagaGGCTTTCTAGGAAAGTCTTAGAAAAGctgaattttcaaaaaatagaaggaagttgagttgaaacgcaatTACTTCAATTAGGCCTTgtaaaggcaatatctatagatgAAAATATGGCACcgtttccaggatcccaatattttctcggatccccatattctgtttttattttccagattccaaaacttcacgcaGCCTCTATTAATGTCTGTCGGCACTTTAAGGGTTCTCAAGGACTATTTTcatcaaagccgatcttgctttgcggattttaggagttattttttcaaaagcatctcGAGAACCTCAAAAATTTCCGTAGTTAATTTGAGATTCACCGGATCAAACTGTTCATttaatttgtgtataaatatgttactaacgaaattttctttgtagaatacatccagttttctccaattTTTCTCCAGCTTTCTCCTTATCTAGTGATGCAATATCCACTTGTTTTTCCTATCAGTGAGTGCTCGATGTGCTTAAGAAGcgagactatctctgatcatctaTTCAGGAAACGAGACTATTCCTGATCACGTTTCAGCTATATCAAGGAACTGTAAATACGACTacatgctctaatctcctgaaGTTCTTCTAagctaggagaaatgagagtttgTTGTCTGTTACCTCACTAGTttccttccttgatttcttacataccttgcaatcaatatcacaattctttgtatattttctttctttttacaaCTCTCTATTCATAAgggattttgtttctttagaaCAAACATCTGAAGAACAAATCCATGCAGTGAACCTAACActgagaggtttttttttttttttttttgggtacaaaGACagaagaattgtgatttttgctcttggaAGATATAACTAGATGATCAAGCATTACATTGTATTTATTAAGctgatacgagcttgaatgatatttgagcaaagtttctcccacctaaggatgtaagcaatatttgtgttatttcaTACTTGTActcatattttgatattttgtacGACATCCTTAAATGTAACCAAATGAGGAGATACGGCCGTTCTAGAATACAAAGGACCATTCCAAAGGACTTGCATTATGGATCGTTCCAGAAGAACGACTTGTATTATGAccattccaaaagaatggcttgtatcatTCTGATATGTgttcatgaattattaatgcaaatttcatAGATTGCAAGTTGAATACATTAATAATACACTGCATAGATTAAAGTCCCACAAGAACAGAACATGAGTATAGCAGTGATAAATATGATGTATGCATGTTGTGTAGCAACTGATATGagttgaagtcccgaaaggacaatccattaacatttcaatattaatacggtgcacgcctaatgcgtagcaaattatatggtttaaagtcccagaaggataattaattgacatgtatgtattaatttgtGGCATACCTACAGCATGACatatatatgggttctaaatgttccaactccctaaatggagattatccatgccctactataaaataacgctccattggaggttaagatccacattctcacataattcatCCTATAAGAGATGTCTGTCTCGAAAGAGACAATAAAAGCCCCTGAAGtagcttgggtacccaagagCAAAGAAATGTtcataattgatgcatgcacaTACACATGAGAATAGTGGGATCACGAATtgatgaattataatttttggttggagtagctactcaaatcatcaatgggctatgttgattggaaccacgttctattattaaatgtcgacaatatcattggccataAATAGAaagaggcaattccattacagatgagaatgaatgtgaaagaacaaacccatagtacgaaccccaaagaGATGTTAACCCTGAAGGTTACGCATGAGTATtggaataaaaaga
Above is a window of Prunus persica cultivar Lovell chromosome G2, Prunus_persica_NCBIv2, whole genome shotgun sequence DNA encoding:
- the LOC18785579 gene encoding ELMO domain-containing protein A isoform X1; its protein translation is MSIMDDRGGSFVAVRRISQGLDRGNTCHSTSAEVVAGSAAWLGRGLSCVCAQRRESDARPSFDLTPVQEECLLRLQSRIDVPYESLVPEHQEALRALWNAAFPEEELRGLISEQWKEMGWQGKDPSTDFRGGGFISLENLLFFARNFPKSFQDLLRKQEGDRSVWEYPFAVAGVNITFMLIQMLDLEAVKPRTLVGATFLKFLAENESAFDLIYCITFKLMDHQWLSMRASYMDFNTVMKSTRRQLEKELLFEDITRLEDLPSYGLLSR
- the LOC18785579 gene encoding ELMO domain-containing protein A isoform X2, whose protein sequence is MFSDILDCCAEVVAGSAAWLGRGLSCVCAQRRESDARPSFDLTPVQEECLLRLQSRIDVPYESLVPEHQEALRALWNAAFPEEELRGLISEQWKEMGWQGKDPSTDFRGGGFISLENLLFFARNFPKSFQDLLRKQEGDRSVWEYPFAVAGVNITFMLIQMLDLEAVKPRTLVGATFLKFLAENESAFDLIYCITFKLMDHQWLSMRASYMDFNTVMKSTRRQLEKELLFEDITRLEDLPSYGLLSR